The Dasypus novemcinctus isolate mDasNov1 chromosome 2, mDasNov1.1.hap2, whole genome shotgun sequence genome includes a region encoding these proteins:
- the FOXI1 gene encoding forkhead box protein I1 — protein MSSFDLPAPSPPRCSPQFPSIGQEPPEMSLYYENFFHPQSVPSPQRPPSFEGGGEYGATPNPYLWLNGPAMTPPPYLPGPNAGPFLPPAYGVQRPLLPSVPGLGGSDLSWLPIPSQEELMKLVRPPYSYSALIAMAIHGAPDKRLTLSQIYQYVADNFPFYNKSKAGWQNSIRHNLSLNDCFKKVPRDDDDPGKGNYWTLDPNCEKMFDNGNFRRKRKRKSDVSPGSGALASEKTENSLLAGSPKTTEPQDMLDSAAAGTAGSPETRASPPRAASPCLGGFLSTMTAFVSGASPVGRAGAAPGPSPEPADKAGQNLLSFNSYTPLGNLSGHGAGSEWASPAPSGGLGYGGSVLNQFSPHFYNSLGANGVLYPREGTEV, from the exons ATGAGCTCCTTTGACCTCCCCGCGCCGTCCCCGCCGCGCTGCAGCCCCCAGTTCCCCAGCATCGGCCAGGAGCCCCCCGAGATGAGCCTGTACTATGAGAACTTCTTCCACCCGCAGAGCGTGCCCAGCCCTCAGCGGCCCCCCTCCTTCGAGGGCGGCGGCGAGTACGGCGCCACCCCCAACCCCTACCTCTGGCTCAACGGGCCGGCCATGACCCCGCCGCCCTACCTGCCCGGCCCCAACGCCGGCCCCTTCCTGCCCCCGGCCTACGGCGTGCAGAGGCCGCTGCTGCCCAGCGTGCCCGGGCTGGGGGGCAGCGACCTGAGCTGGCTGCCCATCCCCTCGCAGGAGGAGCTGATGAAGCTGGTGCGGCCGCCCTACTCCTACTCGGCGCTCATCGCCATGGCCATCCACGGGGCGCCCGACAAGCGCCTCACCCTCAGCCAGATCTACCAGTACGTGGCCGACAACTTCCCCTTCTACAACAAGAGCAAGGCCGGCTGGCAGAACTCCATCCGCCACAACCTGTCGCTCAACGACTGCTTCAAGAAGGTGCCCCGCGACGACGACGACCCAG GCAAAGGGAATTACTGGACCCTGGACCCCAACTGTGAGAAGATGTTCGACAATGGAAATTTCcgcaggaagaggaaaagaaaatcagatgTTTCCCCCGGCTCGGGCGCCTTGGCCTCGGAGAAGACAGAGAACAGTCTCCTGGCGGGCAGCCCCAAGACCACGGAGCCCCAGGACATGCTGGACAGTGCCGCTGCGGGCACGGCCGGCTCCCCCGAGACGCGCGCCTCGCCGCCGCGCGCCGCCTCCCCGTGCCTCGGCGGCTTCCTCTCCACCATGACGGCCTTCGTGAGCGGGGCGAGCCCCGTGGGCCGCGCGGGGGCCGCGCCGGGACCGAGCCCCGAGCCCGCTGACAAGGCGGGGCAGAACTTGCTGAGCTTCAACTCCTACACCCCGCTCGGCAACCTCAGCGGCCACGGGGCGGGGAGCGAATGGGCCAGCCCGGCGCCGTCCGGGGGCCTGGGCTACGGGGGCTCTGTCCTCAACCAGTTCAGCCCTCACTTCTACAACAGCCTCGGCGCCAACGGCGTCCTCTACCCCCGGGAGGGCACCGAGGTCTAG